The DNA window TGTACAATTGACTGTTTGAATCATTTACCTACaaagaaatatgaaattaattaaggagttgataacaaattaagattcatccaattttttatatttttttcgagGATTTCACTAGGTCGATTCGTAAGAAATATCGAATCAAACtatttgttcttatttataCAAAAGAAACACAGTTCTCTTTTATCAAggaacttttttttatcttaacctcaattcaatactaaataagtcaaaactaattaaatatttgtattagaattttttttgaataagcTTTCCTTTTTCATAAAAGTTATAATTGCGTTTTTTTAGAACTAAGGTTTTTCTTGATCAACAGTCCATGCTATAACAATTTGAGAAATGATCTGAGTGGgaatgagaaagaaaatgacGTGTCGCAATCTGATTGACTGAAAAAAtaattctctcttttatttttattttttacacttttttattttttaatcaatcgaCAATATCACGTCATCCCCTCCCTAAATTTTCTCTCATATCACACACTTCCTTCCAATTTATTGAGTTTTGGCCctgtttttattagttttctttttggttttatattttgttcattATTTTGAATGCATTAATGGTTATTGttagaaaaaaaggaaaaatatctGAGCAGACTAAACAGGTATTGTGTACTATTCACACAACTCCTGATCAGGAGAGTTGCCCATGTTTCATGATCTGTGCGCTGGCTGTTTCATTTTTCCTccaaaatcattaaatttttgGTCCTTTTTTTCATGGATTTACAACTCATCTTGTCCCCATTGTACACTATAGGCTATTATAATAAAAGCTTTAATGGCAAAAGCTTTTTTCACACTGCTATTTCAACTCAAGATAGCCTCTTCTTAACAACTCATAACTCAATCAAAATTAACCAGAATATGACTTTTCAACCAACATTGTACTACTTATTccaattctaatatatattcttctttTGCTATCAATTGTGTGGACAATTGTGTCCAATCCATCGACAACCCCGAAAGAGAAATGTTATCACGACTCGAATAGTTATTCATAAACGTATTTGAAGCtatgtttcaaaaattaacaaatataaagtGTTTGATTGAAAACATGTAGTTCTCTTATTATTAAATgattgacatatatatataattataagagGAGAGATTTTACAACAAGAGTTCAAAAATAACAAGGAAATTTAATTGCAAGGATTAATTACTACTACTACTAATACAAAGAGAGtatattataaaacatataataattaaaaccagTCAATTCTTCTCACTGGCAGTACTTCTATTCATGGACCATAACTTACCCAATATTTTCTTAGGTCTAGGTGGTATAGCACAAATTAAAGACTTTATTCTCGATGAAGATTTACCAAAATTCTCCTCCAATTCTTTATCATCATCTTCCTCTAATTTCATCCTCAATGTAGACATGCTCGATTTTGGCGATTTCAAGCCCGAGACACTCCATTGATCGTCGGGGGCAACTGTCGCATTTGTGCTTAATGATGCTCCTTTTGGCTTTGATTGATTATTCCCATGTGCGGTTAGAAGTGCTTTGATATTGCTTGGAAGCTCGTTGATCTGCCCGCTTGCGCTGCCCATGGCTGCCCGGGCTTGCTCGAAGAAGAGAACTTGAACGACTACCCTTAGTGGAAGTAACTCGTTTTGTGCTGCGTGCATGCATACATCCATTGATAACTTCTTGCAGTCCAACATTCTGCATAGCCGCTTTCGTTCGCTCTTGTTTAGCGACGGATGTTCCTGAAATTAATCAATGACAGTTGGTTTTATGATAGGTATTGTTAAAAGAAGGTGAACCATAATTGATCAAGACTAATTAACTAAAGATTCAAACAAAATGGTCAAGGAGTTGGTTAATTTGATGGTGACCCTGGTCCTAACATTTAAACCCTAAAGATTGTCACAAATTTTAGGAAAGCTAGCTAGGACCATGAAAATGAAACAattctttgaaaataaatcactctcattatcaattcatttaaaattgcattattgtgttttttcaataatattttaaaatttcaaataataaatattttggtcaatttaattacttaaatcaTATATATGGGATTGTTTGATGTAATCCAAAACCTTGTTCCAACTTGGGTTATTTAGATAActaattatattcaaataaaattttatcagGTTTAGCTCAttgaatattgaattatttgaacaaaaattactttatttaagtatatataataaacaaaaattatgagaaaaataGGGAGTATATTCCAAGAAAATGAAAAGTATTTTAATTCATGGTTTAAATTATAGGGATAaagatatattgatattatatgaaatgatgtgttatttgatattaaattttgataattatttagAGAGAAAGATTTTAtggctataaatatataaataagaaaattgaaagaaaaaatagtttatagTATTTCAATTTAATCCATTCAAAATGAGTATagaaataatttcttttttaatcttACCGATATTTACTTAAGAGTTTTAAGTGAGAATCCAACTGAGTTATCTTAAACAACAAGTATAGCCAAAATTAGTatcaattaatttcaaataacctacATTAAATCAAggtcaagattttttttatttaaaaacattgtgttttttttgaaaaaaatggttTAGTTCATCTTTCTTTTGTTAAAAAACAGAGCTTCAATAATGAATATATTACCTTGAGATAAATATCAATGGCTTTGTAAAGATCATCATGATCAACCCTTGCGAAATCCGGGACAGCTTCAGCAAGTGCTATGAACTTATTAAGTGGCAAATTGGGATCTTTAACAATCTCTTGAAGATACCTATCAACAATTCTCGCCACTCTCAATTTCGAGCTATGCGATGAAGAAGACGACCTCCTGTTCTCTTGAAACTCGAATTCACCATTCTCAGCCGACCGAGAtctcctccttctctcaaaCCCATCCTTAATTCTCGTCGGACTTGTCGGAGGACTCTGTCCCTGCAACAAGAAATACTCCAAAATCGAAATCACCACATCCACATCATAAATCATTTCATGTTTGTTCGAAACCACCAAagttggtattggtattggtattaaCAGATCATTGAAATTCGCCTCCTCAAATTGCAACCCAACTCTTCTAGCTAATTCCATCTTCGATGAAGACGAAGCATTAAGTATATTAGCAGCTTTCAATAGTTTCAAAAGGAAACTACAAGAAACAGATCCTTTATCCGATGGTAGTAAACTTATAATAGATTCTAGAAGAAGTCTGTTTTTCGAATTCCCATCCGTGGTCGCGTCCTCTGTTTCAGATTGTTTCTTGGGTGCGTTTGGTAACCATCTTGAAGCGTAAGTTCTTAACGCATCTCCAATGAGATTCGAAGGAACTTTACCACCTGATTTGATTGCTATAATCGATCTCCAATAAAGATCTATATTCAATTCAGCTAAATCCTCCGCCCACCATACTTTCGAATTCACATGTTTATGTCCGTTACACGAAACAACATCGTTTCCTCTTCTGGAATGGCTATGGGACAAGCTCAAGTTCGTCTTCAACGGGTTTTCAAGAACTTTAGAAGCAATCGCGTCGATGCATCGGCTGGTGATTCCAAGATCTTCAGACCACATGGGGAATGCTTTTGTACATTGAAGGGTAACAATTGAATCTTTCCATCCATGAAGTATACATGAATTGAAAAACACTTCAATTTTGTAAATCAAGTTTCCTTTCTCAACATCCTCCGTCATTTGAAGATACTCGGCTGCGCATCTAGCGGCGACGATGTTATATGCGCTTAGTGTTACCGTTATGCCGTAGCAGAATTTGGCGCAGAGTTCGAAAGCTTCCACGCCGCCGGGGAAATCAGGGAGGTGTATCATTTGGTGTTGGGAAGCTTCTAGATTCTGTGAACATATCCTTTGAAGACGCAAGCATTTGGAAAGCAGGGGAAACTGTTTGAAGAAGAATTAATTAGTTTTGgaagttgaagaagatgaagagtttATAAATGATGAACCTTGTGAAGCAAATATCTGCTACCCTTGATTTGAACAATGAGATCACTCGTTACTTCAGTTGAAACCGATCTGTAAAGATATAATTAGTTCATCATGATGATGTTCAAGAATTGAAATCTTTGTAAAGTTGTTCTTACCTAATAG is part of the Impatiens glandulifera chromosome 1, dImpGla2.1, whole genome shotgun sequence genome and encodes:
- the LOC124922149 gene encoding BTB/POZ domain-containing protein At1g67900 — translated: MKFMKLGSRPDTFYTTEAIRSVSTEVTSDLIVQIKGSRYLLHKFPLLSKCLRLQRICSQNLEASQHQMIHLPDFPGGVEAFELCAKFCYGITVTLSAYNIVAARCAAEYLQMTEDVEKGNLIYKIEVFFNSCILHGWKDSIVTLQCTKAFPMWSEDLGITSRCIDAIASKVLENPLKTNLSLSHSHSRRGNDVVSCNGHKHVNSKVWWAEDLAELNIDLYWRSIIAIKSGGKVPSNLIGDALRTYASRWLPNAPKKQSETEDATTDGNSKNRLLLESIISLLPSDKGSVSCSFLLKLLKAANILNASSSSKMELARRVGLQFEEANFNDLLIPIPIPTLVVSNKHEMIYDVDVVISILEYFLLQGQSPPTSPTRIKDGFERRRRSRSAENGEFEFQENRRSSSSSHSSKLRVARIVDRYLQEIVKDPNLPLNKFIALAEAVPDFARVDHDDLYKAIDIYLKEHPSLNKSERKRLCRMLDCKKLSMDVCMHAAQNELLPLRVVVQVLFFEQARAAMGSASGQINELPSNIKALLTAHGNNQSKPKGASLSTNATVAPDDQWSVSGLKSPKSSMSTLRMKLEEDDDKELEENFGKSSSRIKSLICAIPPRPKKILGKLWSMNRSTASEKN